A section of the Entelurus aequoreus isolate RoL-2023_Sb linkage group LG21, RoL_Eaeq_v1.1, whole genome shotgun sequence genome encodes:
- the kcnv2a gene encoding LOW QUALITY PROTEIN: potassium voltage-gated channel subfamily V member 2 (The sequence of the model RefSeq protein was modified relative to this genomic sequence to represent the inferred CDS: deleted 1 base in 1 codon) has translation MLQHLRARSRSLFPGYKHGSHTATFRELDDFLDLTKIFVKPWNSMQDLGTDMYDLYAEDDEEEEDASLTRMLLSPAKHFTLNINVGGSVYRLPYRLAARYPKTRIGRLAVYTDHCKKLDLCDDYMVHSNEFFFDRDPRIFHNIFNFYRTGVLCIKEELCPRNFLEEINYWGVRIKNSQRCCRISFEERQDELNEQLKIQKQLMAEVEMVELEEDEALYRNMVFGHTRWKIWNMMEKPFSSIAAKLIAVASSMFVLISLVAMTLNTVEEMQYTTPSGQLSGKSHGECVETFCITFFTLEYALRLLSTPDIRCFVRSVLNSVDLIAILPHYLQMALEFLDEEDAHLQSGDIETMTRVGKVGQVLKIMRLMRIFRILKLARHSTGLRAFGFTLRQCYQQVGCLLLFIGMGIFVFSAMVYTVEHDVPNTNFTSMPLAWWWASVSISTVGYGDMLPETNLGRIFAFACISFGIILNGMPISILYNKFSDYYGKLKSHEYAAVTKARGDVHFARRAAKKFAECCEDAAQSRAS, from the exons ATGTTGCAACACCTGAGAGCTCGCAGCAGGAGTTTATTCCCAGGCTACAAGCACGGCAGCCACACTGCGACCTTTAGAGAACTGGATGACTTTTTGGATCTCACAAAGATTTTTGTGAAGCCATGGAATTCTATGCAG GACTTAGGCACAGACATGTATGATCTTTATGCCGAGGATGACGAAGAGGAAGAAGATGCATCCTTAACTCGCATGCTACTGTCTCCTGCAAAGCACTTCACACTAAACATCAATGTTGGTGGAAGC GTGTACCGTCTGCCCTACAGGTTAGCTGCCAGGTATCCAAAAACTCGGATTGGCCGCCTGGCCGTGTATACTGACCACTGTAAGAAGCTGGACCTGTGTGACGACTACATGGTTCACAGTAATGAGTTCTTCTTTGACCGGGACCCCCGC ATTTTCCACAATATCTTTAACTTTTATAG GACTGGGGTGTTGTGCATTAAAGAAGAACTTTGCCCCCGCAACTTCCTGGAGGAGATCAACTACTGGGGTGTCCGAATCAAGAACAGCCAACGCTGCTGTCGCATCTCGTTTGAGGAGAGACAAGACGAACTGAACGAGCAGCTGAAAATACAGAAGCAGTTGATGGCCGAG GTGGAGATGGTGGAGTTGGAGGAGGACGAGGCTTTGTATCGCAACATGGTCTTTGGCCACACCCGCTGGAAAATCTGGAACATGATGGAGAAGCCCTTCTCCTCCATTGCTGCCAAGCTGATAGCGGTGGCGTCCTCCATGTTTGTGCTGATTTCGCTGGTTGCCATGACGTTGAACACAGTGGAGGAGATGCAGTACACG ACACCATCGGGGCAGCTCAGTGGAAAGTCCCACGGCGAATGTGTGGAGACTTTCTGCATCACCTTCTTCACCTTGGAGTACGCCCTCCGCCTGCTGTCCACCCCCGACATCCGATGTTTCGTACGTAGCGTCCTGAACTCTGTCGACCTGATCGCCATCCTGCCGCACTACCTGCAGATGGCCCTGGAGTTTTTAGACGAGGAGGACGCACACCTGCAATCTGGAGACATTGAGACCATGACGCGTGTTGGGAAG GTGGGTCAGGTTCTGAAGATCATGCGTCTGATGCGAATCTTCAGGATCCTGAAGCTGGCTCGCCACTCCACAGGCCTTCGAGCGTTCGGCTTCACGCTGAGACAGTGCTACCAGCAG GTGGGCTGTTTGTTGCTCTTCATCGGCATGGGGATCTTTGTGTTTTCAGCCATGGTGTACACGGTGGAGCACGACGTTCCCAACACCAACTTCACCTCCATGCCGCTCGCCTGGTGGTGGGCGTCT GTGAGCATTTCCACGGTGGGATACGGCGACATGCTCCCAGAGACCAACCTGGGCCGCATCTTCGCCTTCGCGTGCATCTCCTTCGGCATCATCCTCAACGGCATGCCCATCTCCATCCTCTACAACAAGTTCTCAGACTACTACGGCAAGCTCAAGTCGCACGAGTACGCCGCCGTCACCAAGGCCCGCGGCGACGTGCACTTCGCCCGCAGGGCGGCCAAGAAGTTCGCCGAGTGTTGCGAGGACGCCGCGCAGTCCAGAGCGTCCTGA